In one window of Arachis ipaensis cultivar K30076 chromosome B06, Araip1.1, whole genome shotgun sequence DNA:
- the LOC107605001 gene encoding probable metal-nicotianamine transporter YSL6 — protein sequence MGTETSSMDITEPLVVEKNSPSVSEHVPEWKEQITIRGLVVSAVLGCLFCIITHKLNLTVGVIPSLNVSAGLLGFFFVKSWTSFLNQLGIFTKPFTRQENTVIQTCVVACYGLAFSGGFGSSLIAMDERTYELIGRDYPGNRAEDIINPGLGWMIGFMFVVSFLGLFSLVPLRKVMVLDYKLTYPSGTATAMLINSFHTKTGAELAGNQVRKLGKYLGLSFFWSCFKWFFSGIGDSCGFDNFPSFGLTLFKNTFYFDFSTTYVGCGLICPHIVNCSVLLGAIISWGILWPFVSQHAGDWYPADLGSNDFKGLYGYKVFISIALILGDGIYNLVKIILITVREMYKASSKETSLPTVTEVLDDESSRLQLEEKKREEVFLKDRIPTWFALSGYVGLAAISIGTIPIIFPPLKWYLVLCSYILAPALAFCNSYGCGLTDWSLASTYGKIGLFIVAAAVGQNGGVIAGVASSAVMMSIVATAADLMQDFKTGYLTLSSAKSMFVSQLIGTGMGCIIAPLTFWMFWTAFDIGSPDGPYKAPYAVIFREMAILGVEGFSELPKHCLAMCGGFFAAAIVINLLRDLVPKKYSQYIPIPMAMAVPFYIGAYFAVDMFIGTVILFVWEKLNRRDAEDYAGAVASGLICGDGIWTIPSAVLSIMRVDPPICMYFGPSASS from the exons ATGGGAACTGAGACTTCATCAATGGACATTACGGAGCCGCTGGTTGTGGAGAAGAATTCACCGTCGGTATCGGAGCACGTTCCAGAGTGGAAAGAGCAGATCACGATCAGAGGGCTGGTGGTGAGTGCGGTTCTTGGTTGCCTGTTCTGCATCATCACACACAAGCTCAATCTCACCGTTGGTGTTATCCCTTCCCTCAACGTCTCTGCGGGATTGTTAGGGTTCTTCTTCGTCAAGTCATGGACCAGTTTCTTGAATCAATTAGGGATCTTCACTAAACCATTCACAAGGCAAGAGAACACTGTCATTCAGACCTGTGTTGTTGCTTGCTATGGCCTTGCTTTCAGCG GGGGATTTGGTTCATCCTTGATAGCTATGGATGAAAGAACATATGAGCTTATAGGCCGTGACTATCCTGGTAACAGAGCCGAAGACATTATAAACCCAGGCTTGGGTTGGATGATAGGTTTCATGTTTGTTGTCAGCTTTCTTGGACTTTTTAGTTTGGTACCACTTCGTAAG GTTATGGTCTTGGATTATAAGCTTACATACCCCAGTGGAACTGCAACAGCAATGTTAATTAACAGTTTCCATACAAAGACGGGGGCTGAACTTGCAGG GAATCAAGTTCGGAAACTGGGAAAATATTTGGGCCTAAGTTTCTTCTGGAGTTGCTTTAAGTGGTTCTTCAGTGGTATTGGAGATTCGTGTGGATTTGACAACTTCCCTAGCTTTGGTTTGACATTATTTAAAAACAC ATTCTACTTTGATTTCAGTACAACCTACGTTGGATGTGGTCTTATCTGTCCTCACATAGTCAACTGTTCAGTTCTTCTTGGAGCTATTATATCATGGGGTATTCTTTGGCCTTTTGTCTCCCAGCATGCTGGGGACTGGTATCCAGCTGACCTCGGTAGCAATGATTTTAAAGGTCTATATGGATACAAG GTTTTCATATCTATTGCTCTTATTCTAGGGGACGGTATTTACAATCTTGTAAAAATTATACTGATAACTGTTAGGGAGATGTACAAGGCAAGCTCCAAAGAGACCAGCCTTCCAACTGTCACAGAGGTTCTTG ATGATGAGAGTTCCCGGTTGCaattagaagaaaagaagagagaggaaGTATTTTTGAAGGACAGGATTCCTACCTGGTTTGCGCTGTCTGGTTACGTGGGATTGGCTGCAATATCCATTGGAACAATACCAATTATCTTCCCTCCTCTAAAATGGTACTTGGTTCTATGCTCTTACATCCTTGCCCCAGCCCTTGCATTTTGCAACTCTTACGGCTGCGGGCTCACTGACTGGAGTCTGGCATCCACCTATGGGAAGATCGGTCTTTTCATTGTTGCGGCTGCAGTCGGCCAAAATGGCGGGGTAATAGCAGGAGTAGCATCGAGTGCCGTGATGATGTCTATTGTTGCCACTGCCGCCGATCTCATGCAAGATTTCAAGACAGGCTACCTCACCCTTTCGTCGGCAAAATCCATGTTTGTGAGTCAGTTGATAGGAACAGGCATGGGATGTATAATTGCTCCCCTCACATTCTGGATGTTCTGGACAGCCTTTGATATCGGGTCACCTGACGGCCCTTACAAAGCACCATATGCAGTTATCTTCAGGGAAATGGCCATACTAGGTGTCGAGGGATTCTCGGAGCTTCCAAAGCATTGCTTGGCCATGTGTGGCGGTTTCTTTGCTGCGGCAATAGTTATCAATCTTCTAAGGGATTTGGTTCCCAAGAAGTACTCGCAGTATATCCCCATCCCAATGGCCATGGCAGTTCCTTTCTACATTGGCGCTTACTTTGCGGTGGATATGTTCATCGGAACTGTGATATTGTTTGTGTGGGAGAAGTTGAATAGAAGGGATGCCGAGGACTATGCCGGAGCAGTTGCGT